One window of the Oceanicoccus sp. KOV_DT_Chl genome contains the following:
- a CDS encoding VPLPA-CTERM sorting domain-containing protein, whose translation MIKKSLSKFVAALAFSSLAAVAHSATVTVSGQIDSASGALASLAPAGTPFTGDFDFDTQLNSAMVLLSGFCFNTDAAGQPPSSATCPVTKSAVPIFAQGETVYTGAVNPPGTVFDQAGTTFDGTSGLLAILAYSPSFGVNIAIDMLFNSDGTGTLTTNAGFLGGATGSLTWNAPSEVPVPAAAWLFGSAVVGLAGVGRRRSTVA comes from the coding sequence ATGATAAAAAAATCCCTTTCCAAATTTGTCGCTGCATTGGCATTCTCTTCTTTGGCGGCTGTTGCTCACTCTGCAACGGTTACCGTTTCCGGTCAAATTGATTCTGCCTCAGGCGCGTTAGCTTCACTCGCACCCGCTGGCACTCCTTTTACTGGTGATTTTGATTTTGACACGCAGCTAAACTCAGCCATGGTGCTATTGTCAGGTTTTTGTTTTAACACTGACGCCGCAGGCCAGCCGCCCTCAAGTGCAACCTGTCCAGTGACTAAATCCGCTGTTCCGATTTTTGCTCAAGGCGAAACGGTTTATACCGGTGCGGTAAATCCTCCAGGAACCGTGTTTGATCAAGCGGGTACCACTTTTGACGGCACTTCTGGTTTGTTAGCCATTCTGGCTTACTCACCATCATTTGGCGTCAATATCGCTATTGATATGTTGTTTAACTCAGATGGCACTGGCACCTTAACTACCAATGCTGGCTTCCTTGGTGGCGCTACTGGTTCATTGACCTGGAATGCCCCTTCTGAAGTACCTGTACCTGCAGCAGCCTGGTTGTTTGGCTCGGCGGTTGTTGGTTTGGCCGGTGTTGGTCGTCGTCGTTCGACGGTAGCATAA
- a CDS encoding phosphoribosyltransferase produces the protein MSNKQYISAQQLLDDSFALGLQVLEDAYVPDFIIGVWRGGTPVGIAVQELLAYFDITSDHIAVRTSLYKGIEQRGSLVEVYGLDYVINRVNAASRILLVDDVHDSGLSLQQIVQDLTIACQDRMPMVRLATPYYKPANNKVGKVPDYFVHETDDWLVFPHELVGLTAQEILGNKPGVDVLKEKLMAKVD, from the coding sequence GTGTCAAACAAGCAATACATTAGTGCCCAACAGTTGCTGGACGATTCCTTTGCCTTAGGGTTACAAGTACTTGAGGATGCTTATGTCCCCGATTTTATTATCGGTGTTTGGCGCGGTGGCACGCCAGTAGGTATCGCAGTACAAGAATTGTTAGCCTACTTTGATATTACCAGTGACCATATTGCAGTGCGGACCTCTTTATATAAAGGCATAGAACAGCGCGGCAGTTTGGTGGAAGTGTATGGTTTGGACTATGTGATAAACCGTGTAAATGCCGCTAGCCGTATTTTGCTGGTTGATGATGTGCACGACAGTGGCTTAAGCCTGCAACAAATTGTGCAGGATTTAACAATCGCCTGCCAGGACCGTATGCCAATGGTGCGTCTCGCTACCCCTTATTACAAGCCCGCGAATAATAAAGTGGGTAAGGTACCCGATTATTTTGTTCATGAAACGGATGATTGGTTGGTGTTTCCCCACGAGTTAGTGGGATTGACCGCGCAAGAAATTCTTGGCAATAAGCCCGGTGTCGACGTGTTGAAAGAAAAATTAATGGCAAAGGTTGATTGA
- the guaD gene encoding guanine deaminase, with protein sequence MATAHRASILHFLADPDQVAAADVYQYFADGLLLIDEGKVSALGQATDLLPTLAADIELIEHPNSLLLPGFVDTHIHYPQTEMIASYGESLLPWLNKYTFPTEAQFADEDYAGTIAELFLTELLRAGTTTALVFGTVHKQSIDAFFTACSSKNLRMIAGKAMMDRNAPDNLLDTAESSYHDSKALIEKWHKHGRLQYAVTPRFAGTSTEQQLAKAGQLLTEFPDVYLQSHIAENVDEVAWIESLFPQRKNYLDCYDHAGLLGRRSILAHGIHLKDEEWQRLAASETGIAFCPSSNLFLGSGLFPLSTATKHKVNVGLGTDIGAGTSFSLLQTLNDAYKVLQLRGETLSPLKSFYLATLGGATTLDLQDVIGNFGIGKEADFVVIDKSCTPFIDYRLRQCQDLFEQLFVLSMLGDDRAIAQTWAAGVLVHQRQP encoded by the coding sequence ATGGCAACCGCGCATAGAGCAAGCATTCTGCATTTTCTTGCTGACCCTGATCAAGTTGCAGCGGCAGACGTTTATCAATATTTTGCCGATGGTCTGCTGCTGATTGACGAGGGCAAAGTCAGCGCCTTAGGCCAGGCAACTGATTTACTGCCTACACTGGCTGCCGATATTGAATTAATAGAACACCCTAACAGTCTATTGCTACCCGGTTTTGTCGACACCCACATCCACTACCCACAAACAGAAATGATTGCCTCCTATGGTGAAAGCTTACTGCCATGGTTAAATAAATATACGTTCCCAACCGAAGCGCAGTTTGCCGACGAAGACTATGCCGGCACCATTGCCGAATTATTTTTAACTGAGTTATTACGCGCCGGCACCACCACGGCGCTGGTATTTGGGACGGTACACAAGCAATCTATCGACGCCTTTTTTACCGCCTGCAGTAGCAAGAATTTACGTATGATTGCCGGTAAGGCAATGATGGATCGCAATGCGCCGGACAATCTACTGGATACTGCCGAATCCTCCTACCACGACAGCAAAGCACTGATTGAAAAATGGCATAAACACGGACGTTTGCAATATGCCGTAACGCCACGCTTTGCGGGTACCTCTACCGAACAACAATTAGCTAAAGCCGGTCAATTGCTAACGGAATTTCCCGATGTCTATCTACAGAGTCATATCGCGGAAAATGTCGATGAAGTGGCCTGGATTGAATCCCTCTTTCCGCAGCGAAAAAACTATCTGGATTGTTACGATCACGCCGGTTTATTAGGTCGCCGCAGCATCTTGGCCCACGGCATTCATCTTAAAGATGAAGAATGGCAACGCCTTGCCGCCAGCGAAACCGGCATAGCCTTTTGCCCCAGTTCCAATTTATTTCTGGGCAGCGGTTTATTTCCACTGAGCACCGCAACCAAACATAAAGTTAATGTCGGGCTAGGCACTGACATTGGTGCTGGCACCAGCTTTTCGCTACTGCAAACACTTAATGATGCTTACAAAGTCTTACAGCTGCGCGGTGAAACCTTATCGCCGTTAAAAAGTTTTTACCTGGCTACCTTAGGTGGTGCCACTACACTGGACTTGCAGGATGTGATTGGCAATTTTGGCATCGGCAAAGAAGCAGACTTTGTAGTCATTGATAAAAGCTGCACCCCGTTTATCGATTATCGGCTACGCCAGTGTCAGGATTTATTTGAACAGCTATTTGTGCTCAGCATGCTGGGAGATGACCGGGCCATTGCCCAAACCTGGGCAGCTGGCGTATTGGTGCATCAGCGCCAGCCTTAA